In Glycine max cultivar Williams 82 chromosome 7, Glycine_max_v4.0, whole genome shotgun sequence, a single window of DNA contains:
- the LOC100796442 gene encoding guanylate-binding protein 1, whose translation MLKYFNRGRDSPAADASPPSHAPATPSSSLPSASPVTGPARPIRLVYCDEKGKFQMDPEAVATLQLVKEPIGVVSVCGRARQGKSFILNQLLGKSSGFQVASTHRPCTKGLWLWSAPLKKTALDGTEYSLLLLDSEGIDAYDQTGTYSTQIFSLAVLLSSMFIYNQMGGIDEASLDRLSLVTQMTKHIRVRASGGKTSASELGQFSPIFVWLLRDFYLDLTEDNRKITPRDYLEIALRPVQGSGKDIKAKNEIRDSIRALFPDRECFTLVRPLNNENDLQRLDQISMDKLRTGFREGLDALTKFVFERTRPKQVGATMMTGPVLVGITESYLKALNEGAVPTISSSWQSVEEAECHRAYDSATDVYMSSFDRSSPPEEVALREAHEQAKQKSMAAFNAIAIGVGSARKTYEALLLKFFKKAFEDYRKDAFMEADLQCSNAIQSMEKRLRAACNASDAKIDNVAKVLDALLSEYEKTIQGPGKWQKLAVFLQQSFEGPVLDLVKRLIATVESEKRSHALQCRSIEEKVDLLTKRLEATEGEKSNYIKRYEDAINDKKKLMDEYKNCITDLQANRRSLDERYSSLLKTLDSTKQESMDWKRKYEQVLSRQKAEEDQASSEIAALKSRSGAAEARLAAAKEQAQSAQEEAEEWKRKYDIARREAQSALQKAANVQERTNKQTQLREDALREEFSGTLAEKEDEIKEKTAKIEHAEKCLTTLNLELKAAESKIRSYDTEISSLRIEIKELTEKLKAENAKAQSYEREAIVFQQEKNHLEQKYHTEFKRFDEVQERCKTAEKEAARATEVADKARAEAGMAQKERSEMQRLAMERLAQIERAERRIENLGREKDNLEAELQRVRDSEKDALTRAVKLEEKVQQREKDLEALLDKDKTHRRNSAQILEQLLETEREAHAQANNRAEALSLQLQSAQAKIDSLHQELTKFRLNETALDSKLNTASHGKRMRVDDNIGDDMDVSPRIVKGTKRTRSTYTQPEDGGSIFEGAEENLSQRTSEDDYRKFTVQRLKQELTKHNYGDQLLRLKNPNKKDIIALYEKCVLHKS comes from the exons ATGCTCAAGTATTTCAACCGAGGTCGGGACAGCCCCGCCGCCGACGCGTCACCGCCCTCCCACGCGCCTGCGACGCCGTCGTCTTCGTTGCCGTCGGCGTCTCCGGTGACCGGCCCCGCGAGGCCCATTCGCCTAGTCTACTGCGACGAGAAGGGAAAGTTCCAGATGGATCCGGAAGCCGTTGCAACGCTCCAACTCGTCAAGGAGCCCATCGGCGTCGTCTCCGTCTGCGGCCGCGCGCGCCAGGGCAAGAGTTTCATCCTCAACCAG CTCTTAGGAAAGAGTAGCGGATTTCAAGTAGCCTCAACACATCGGCCATGCACCAAAGGGCTTTGGTTGTGGAGTGCACCTTTGAAGAAGACCGCTCTTGATGGAACAGAGTACAGTCTCCTGCTATTAGACAGCGAAGGAATAGATGCTTATGATCAAACG GGAACATACAGCACCCAGATATTCTCATTGGCAGTTCTTTTGTCTAGCATGTTCATTTATAACCAG ATGGGTGGTATCGATGAGGCTTCCCTCGATCGCCTTTCTCTTGTCACCCAAATGACAAAGCACATCCGTGTTAGAGCATCAGGAGGAAAGACTTCTGCGTCTGAGCTAGGACAGTTTTCCCCAATTTTTGTCTGGCTCTTAAGG GACTTTTATTTGGACCTAACAGAAGATAACAGAAAAATAACACCCCGTGATTATCTGGAAATTGCCTTGAGGCCTGTCCAAGGGAGTGGAAAAGATATAAAGGCTAAAAATGAG ATTCGAGATTCCATTCGGGCTTTATTCCCAGACAGGGAATGCTTCACTCTTGTGCGACCTTTGAACAACGAAAATGATCTACAGCGACTGGACCAGATATCA ATGGATAAATTAAGAACTGGATTTCGAGAGGGCCTTGATGCTTTGACAAAGTTTGTTTTCGAGAGAACTAGGCCAAAACAAGTTGGTGCAACTATGATGACTGGACCTGTATTGGTTGGTATAACTGAATCTTATCTGAAAGCGCTCAACGAAGGTGCCGTGCCTACAATTTCTTCCTCCTGGCAG AGTGTTGAAGAAGCTGAGTGTCATCGGGCATATGATTCTGCTACTGATGTTTATATGTCTTCTTTTGACCGCTCATCGCCACCTGAGGAA GTTGCTTTGAGGGAAGCACATGaacaagcaaaacaaaaatcaatggCTGCTTTTAATGCTATTGCCATAGGAGTTGGTTCAGCCAGGAAGACATATGAGGCCCTCCTTCTTAAATTCTTCAAAAAGGCATTTGAG GATTATAGGAAAGATGCTTTCATGGAAGCAGATCTGCAGTGCTCTAATGCTATACAGTCTATGGAAAAGAGGCTGAGGGCAGCTTGTAATGCTTCTGACGCAAAGATTGATAATGTCGCTAAG GTTCTTGATGCCCTTTTATCTGAATATGAAAAAACTATTCAAGGTCCAGGGAAGTGGCAAAAACTTGCTGTCTTCTTACAACAAAG TTTTGAAGGCCCTGTGCTTGACCTTGTCAAGAGGCTAATAGCAACCGTCGAATCAGAGAAGAGGTCTCATGCTTTACAATGCCGGTCCATTGAAGAAAAGGTGGACCTTCTGACAAAACGGCTGGAAGCCACTGAAGGTGAAAAATCGAACTACATTAAGCGATACGAGGATGCCATCAATGATAAGAAGAAACTCATGGATGAATATAAGAATTGCATAACTGACCTGCAAGCTAATCGTCGCTCACTGGACGAGAGGTACTCTAGTTTATTGAAAACACTTGACTCTACCAAGCAGGAATCCATGGAttggaaaagaaaatatgagCAAGTCTTATCGAGGCAGAAAGCTGAAGAAGATCAAGCTAGTTCTGAAATAGCAGCCCTCAAGTCCCGGAGTGGTGCTGCTGAAGCAAGGTTGGCAGCAGCAAAGGAACAAGCTCAGTCTGCTCAAGAGGAGGCAGAGGAGTGGAAGCGGAAGTATGATATCGCCCGGAGAGAAGCACAATCTGCTTTGCAGAAAGCAGCTAATGTGCAGGAGCGCACAAACAAGCAGACACAATTGAGGGAAGATGCTTTAAGAGAAGAATTTTCTGGAACTTTGGCTGAAAAA GAAGatgaaataaaagagaaaactgCAAAAATTGAGCATGCTGAGAAGTGTTTAACAACCCTGAATTTAGAGTTGAAG GCTGCTGAATCAAAGATAAGGAGTTATGATACAGAAATATCATCACTGAGGattgaaattaaagagttgactGAGAAGTTGAAAGCTGAAAATGCTAAGGCTCAATCATATGAAAGGGAAGCGATAGTATTTCAGCAGGAAAAGAACCATCTAGAACAGAAGTATCATACTGAGTTCAAAAGATTTGATGAGGTCCAAGAAAGGTGTAAAACTGCTGAAAAAGAAGCTGCAAGGGCTACTGAAGTGGCTGATAAAGCACGGGCTGAAGCAGGCATGGCTCAGAAGGAGAGGAGTGAGATGCAGAGACTGGCAATGGAAAGGCTGGCACAGATTGAGAGGGCTGAGAGGAGAATTGAAAATTTGGGGAGGGAGAAAGATAATCTGGAAGCTGAATTACAGAGAGTAAGGGATTCGGAGAAGGATGCACTTACCAGAGCTGTGAAACTAGAGGAGAAGGTGCAACAGAGAGAGAAGGATTTAGAAGCCCTTTTGGACAAAGATAAGACACACAGGCGAAATAGTGCCCAGATTCTTGAACAGCTTCTGGAAACAGAACGTGAAGCACATGCACAGGCAAATAACCGGGCGGAGGCTCTCTCTCTACAGTTACAATCTGCACAAGCCAAAATTGATTCTCTCCATCAAGAACTGACTAAATTTCGACTGAATGAAACTGCATTGGACAGTAAACTAAACACTGCTTCCCATGGTAAACGAATGAGGGTAGATGACAACATTGGTGATGACATGGATGTAAGCCCGAGAATTGTAAAGGGAACCAAGAGAACAAGGAGTACATACACACAACCAGAAGATGGTGGTTCCATCTTTGAGGGTGCTGAAGAAAATCTTAGTCAGCGAACAAGTGAGGATGATTATAGAAAATTTACCGTACAAAGGCTTAAGCAAGAGCTGACAAAGCACAACTATGGTGATCAGCTGCTTCGGTTGAAGAATCCCAACAAGAAAGATATCATTGCTCTGTATGAGAAATGTGTTCTTCACAAGTCATAG
- the LOC100820421 gene encoding LOW QUALITY PROTEIN: cellulose synthase A catalytic subunit 4 [UDP-forming] (The sequence of the model RefSeq protein was modified relative to this genomic sequence to represent the inferred CDS: inserted 1 base in 1 codon; substituted 2 bases at 2 genomic stop codons), whose amino-acid sequence METLLLNTIHVQNLLVIINRLHMLLHSTALAFLFYYRLCFLFQPSETIESHSLPWLLVFASEIILSFIWILDQAYRWHPVLRSIFQERLLEDHKLPSIDVFICTADPTKEPTLDVMNTVLSAMALDYPPQKLHMYVSDEGGSPLTLHGVREASKFATSSVYMEDKQKIKEKYEAFKEEIKTFRKDRTFSRDHPSVNEVMQETIIDDADNVKMPLLVCVSREKKPSDPHHFKAGAFNVLLRASSVMSNSPYILVLDCDMFCNDPTSAXYXMCFHLDPKISSSLAFVQFPQKFHSISKNDIYDSQLRSLFTLQWQGMDGLMGPVISGTGFYIKRVSLFGNLQRLGTDLLQLKEYFGSSNEFIRSLAQNCTSDLVSGQKYALLEEPHFLASCNYEIGTKXGLEVGFSYGSVVEYYLTGFILNCNGWTSVFCEPSRPQFLGSATTNLNGVLIQGPRWYSGLFENGINRFCPLTYGLSINQRYICSASIKDFL is encoded by the exons ATGGAGACCCTTCTTCTGAATACCATCCATGTCCAAAACCTATTAGTTATCATCAATAGGTTACACATGCTACTCCACTCCACTGCACTAGCCTTCTTGTTCTATTACAGACTGTGCTTTCTTTTCCAACCCTCAGAAACAATAGAAAGCCACTCGTTACCATGGCTACTTGTTTTTGCTTCAGAGATCATTCTCTCCTTCATTTGGATCCTTGACCAAGCTTATCGTTGGCATCCCGTTTTGCGGTCCATTTTCCAGGAAAGATTGCTGGAGGATCACAAGCTTCCTTCTATTGATGTGTTCATATGCACTGCTGATCCAACCAAGGAGCCCACTTTGGATGTGATGAACACAGTTCTATCAGCCATGGCACTGGATTACCCTCCACAGAAACTTCATATGTATGTTTCGGATGAAGGAGGGTCTCCTTTGACTCTTCATGGGGTGAGGGAGGCTTCGAAGTTTGCTACGAGTAGTGTGTACATGGAAGATAAGCAAAAGATCAAG GAAAAGTACGAGGCTTTTAAAGAGGAGATAAAGACTTTCAGAAAAGATAGGACATTTTCCAGAGATCACCCTTCTGTCAATGAG GTGATGCAAGAAACTATCATTGATGATGCAGATAATGTCAAAATGCCTCTCCTTGTCTGTGTTTCTCGCGAGAAAAAGCCTTCTGATCCCCACCATTTCAAGGCTGGAGCATTCAATGTCCTT CTTCGTGCCTCTTCCGTGATGAGTAATTCTCCATACATTCTAGTTCTAGATTGTGACATGTTCTGTAATGATCCAACTTCAGCTTGAT GCATGTGTTTTCACCTCGATCCGAAGATATCATCCTCATTGGCTTTTGTCCAATTTCCTcagaaatttcacagcattagCAAGAATGACATCTATGATAGTCAACTGAGATCACTATTTACA CTACAATGGCAAGGTATGGATGGGCTTATGGGACCAGTTATTTCAGGTACAggcttttatataaaaagggtatCACTGTTTGGAAACTTGCAAAG GTTAGGAACTGATCTGCTGCAACTTAAAGAATACTTTGgttcatcaaatgaattcatcAGATCACTTGCACAAAACTGTACAAGTGATTTGGTATCTGGTCAGAAATATGCATTGCTAGAAGAACCTCACTTTTTGGCTTCTTGTAACTATGAAATTGGCACTAAATAGGGCCTAGAG GTTGGTTTCTCATATGGTAGTGTAGTAGAATACTACCTCACTGGATTTATCTTGAATTGTAATGGATGGACTTCAGTTTTCTGTGAACCATCTAGGCCACAGTTCCTAGGTTCAGCTACAACAAATTTGAATGGTGTACTAATCCAAGGCCCTAGGTGGTACAGTGGTTTGTTTGAAAATGGTATAAATAGGTTTTGCCCCCTTACATATGGGCTCAGCATCAATCAAAGATATATTTGCTCAGCATCAATCAAAGATTTTCTTTGA
- the LOC102668793 gene encoding FHA domain-containing protein At4g14490: MEEQEEEAPTLRLEILQGPREGETLEFKPGAAVRIGRVVKGNTLPIKDLGISSKHLTISTESNKWTLRDLDSSNGTVLDGSQIPPHTPFTLQHDSIIKIGELTSIHVIFVPREQQQQQQELAVLPRRNPTRRGRTEPAPTESVPPRGRGRPRDLKSKVQIQIQSVEENDASVVDAESERVGPSSRVARKTNRGRSVVKEDWSVVVENLDAPEGKTQSVEEKNASVVEAEGEGVSPPARVTRKVNRGRSVVRVCDDDDVPVEKVEEQKSTRNLSLIEISDSSVGNSDAPLVEEPKKTRMTRNSKKVPGVTTGNVEKKTKRGVAEKRELEEEGEDLNGVKETCDGRKEGNLPNLKRRRRGATEKRELEKEGEDGNVVKEACDGREEGNLNGDDRNWHDLKGRERELEKEGVDGNSVKEACHENWPDLNKMTLGEWFDFLEVYMPKQIIDETEEMIDSMTQKAERLREYIVEMQQQNGKAKMPMEE; this comes from the coding sequence atggaagaacaagaagaagaagctccCACTCTGCGACTCGAGATTCTGCAAGGCCCTCGCGAGGGCGAAACCCTAGAATTCAAACCCGGCGCCGCCGTCCGAATCGGCCGCGTCGTTAAAGGCAACACTCTCCCAATCAAGGACCTCGGAATCTCCTCCAAGCACCTCACGATCTCAACGGAATCCAACAAATGGACCCTCCGCGATTTGGATTCCTCAAACGGCACCGTTTTGGACGGATCCCAAATCCCTCCCCACACCCCCTTCACGCTTCAACATGACTCCATTATAAAGATCGGAGAACTCACATCCATCCACGTCATCTTCGTCCCTCgcgaacaacaacaacaacaacaagaactcGCGGTTCTGCCGCGACGGAACCCCACGCGCCGCGGTCGGACCGAACCGGCTCCAACTGAATCGGTTCCGCCACGCGGACGCGGTAGACCTAGGGATTTGAAGAGTAAGGttcagattcagattcagaGCGTTGAGGAAAATGATGCGAGTGTGGTGGACGCGGAATCTGAGCGCGTGGGTCCGTCTTCTAGGGTAGCGAGGAAGACGAACAGAGGAAGGAGCGTGGTTAAGGAGGATTGGAGTGTTGTTGTTGAGAATTTGGATGCTCCGGAGGGTAAGACTCAGAGCGTTGAGGAGAAGAACGCGAGTGTGGTGGAGGCGGAAGGTGAGGGCGTCAGTCCGCCTGCTAGGGTAACGAGGAAGGTGAACAGAGGAAGGAGTGTGGTTAGGGTTTGCGACGATGATGATGTTCCGGTGGAGAAGGTAGAGGAGCAGAAGAGTACGAGGAATTTGAGTCTGATTGAGATTTCTGATTCCAGCGTTGGGAATTCGGATGCTCCGTTGGTAGAGGAGCCGAAGAAGACGCGCATGACGCGAAATTCGAAGAAGGTGCCTGGGGTGACTACTGGGAATGTGGAGAAGAAGACGAAGAGGGGTGTTGCTGAAAAGAGAGAATTGGAGGAAGAAGGCGAAGATTTGAATGGTGTGAAGGAGACTTGTGATGGAAGAAAAGAGGGGAATTTGCCTAATTTGAAACGGAGAAGGAGGGGTGCTACCGAGAAAAGAGAATTGGAGAAAGAGGGTGAAGATGGGAATGTTGTGAAAGAGGCTTGTGATGGGAGAGAAGAGGGGAATTTGAATGGAGATGATAGGAATTGGCATGATTtgaaagggagagagagggaATTGGAGAAGGAGGGTGTAGATGGGAATAGTGTGAAAGAGGCTTGTCATGAGAATTGGCCTGATTTGAATAAGATGACTCTTGGTGAGTGGTTTGATTTCTTGGAGGTTTACATGCCGAAACAGATCATAGATGAGACTGAAGAGATGATTGACTCGATGACCCAAAAAGCTGAGAGACTCCGTGAGTACATTGTAGAGATGCAACAACAGAATGGCAAGGCCAAAATGCCAATGGAGGAATAG